The following proteins come from a genomic window of Lolium rigidum isolate FL_2022 chromosome 5, APGP_CSIRO_Lrig_0.1, whole genome shotgun sequence:
- the LOC124656879 gene encoding uncharacterized protein LOC124656879, with the protein MATEFDSGGGSKERRTDEEGELAAEEDRITALPEALQLHILGLLPFKSAVRTGALSTQWRALWTRRWPAPSSLDLRLAPHDSPQPLLDSLERRGRRRLDRFSISFHTGQLNDEDFGRCLDYAAACAVADLDVVHLSNSRSPTSPTPTPQLQVSSPFRLPPGGNPHLARLSVTGTCVDYFRHQEHPYPFLKAIHLHRATVSDATLLNLLAAARPLLRTLDIRYCKDLTWVNLAIAGPNLKNVAVVECESLTDFLITNPSSLRSFRYSGAYLAANLIPASSAIDDLYICFGGPACRPLRHRWVVYNKHNRPAVRGYWLHKLVNLSNLTVLTLCSSALRRVSAKARARSTAGNAASCKLQNLKEVQLLMFAMYNENLDDIMAFLMTCCTPRLERLFVQLPTRRDQYKPEEEPSESEVEASEDLSNGEESEEDQSEQDESEEGSEEYHANEDESDEDGSEEDHSQEDDSDEYHSQGDSEENHSVEDHSEEDHSQEGDLEENHSQEDESEEEGSEEDHSQEDEPEEDHSQEDHSEEYHSLSDSEEYHSEEDDSEEYHSQEGGSEENHSQEDESEKDRPKENGSEEQGFAEGQSKEDGSKRHLSNEGELVDETHNGCENLMLLKMTNFMGHHNEMQLVSFVLKKSACLNQLMLFTPESDHQGRPQQDHLNTSDFLQTQLLALEKASLNAQIILSEPDVDAIKPLHSETFVKV; encoded by the exons ATGGCGACGGAGTTCGATTCCGGTGGCGGATCGAAGGAGCGGCGGACGGACGAGGAAGGGGAGCTAGCAGCGGAGGAGGACCGCATCACGGCTCTGCCGGAGGCGCTGCAGCTGCACATCCTCGGCCTCCTCCCGTTCAAATCCGCCGTCCGCACGGGCGCGCTCTCCACCCAGTGGCGCGcgctctggacgcgccgctggccgGCGCCCTCCTCGCTAGACCTCCGCCTCGCCCCGCACGATTCGCCGCAGCCGCTCCTGGACTccctggagcggcgcgggcggcggcgcctgGACCGGTTCTCCATCTCGTTCCACACCGGCCAGCTCAACGACGAGGATTTCGGCCGCTGCCTGGACtacgccgccgcctgcgccgtcgCGGACCTCGACGTCGTCCACCTCTCCAACTCCAGGTCTCCAACCTCTCCCACTCCAACTCCCCAACTCCAGGTCTCCAGCCCCTTCCGCCTGCCGCCGGGCGGCAACCCACACCTCGCGCGCCTCTCCGTCACCGGCACCTGCGTCGACTACTTCCGGCACCAGGAGCACCCCTACCCTTTCCTCAAGGCCATCCACCTCCACCGCGCCACCGTCTCTGACGCCACCCTCCTCAACCTGCTCGCCGCAGCCCGCCCCCTGCTCCGCACACTTGACATACGCTACTGCAAAGACCTGACCTGGGTCAACCTCGCCATAGCCGGGCCTAACCTGAAGAACGTCGCCGTCGTGGAGTGCGAATCCCTCACCGACTTTCTCATAACCAACCCGTCCAGCCTCCGCTCCTTCCGCTACAGTGGCGCCTATCTGGCCGCAAACCTAATCCCGGCCAGCTCTGCCATCGACGACCTCTACATCTGCTTCGGGGGACCTGCCTGCCGCCCGCTGAGACATCGGTGGGTAGTATACAACAAACACAATAGACCAGCAGTGCGCGGATATTGGCTTCATAAACTTGTCAACCTCTCTAATCTCACCGTGCTTACCCTCTGCAGCAGCGCCTTGCGG AGAGTTTCTGCCAAGGCTCGTGCCAGGTCAACAGCCGGAAATGCGGCCTCGTGCAAATTACAGAATTTGAAGGAGGTGCAGCTGCTCATGTTCGCAATGTACAACGAAAACCTGGATGACATTATGGCTTTCCTCATGACCTGCTGCACCCCTCGGCTGGAGAGACTGTTTGTGCAG CTTCCAACAAGGAGAGATCAATATAAGCCAGAGGAAGAACCATCGGAATCAGAGGTAGAAGCATCAGAAGATCTGTCCAACGGAGAAGAGTCTGAGGAAGATCAATCAGAGCAAGATGAATCAGAGGAGGGGTCAGAGGAATATCACGCAAACGAAGACGAATCAGATGAAGATGGTTCAGAGGAAGATCACTCACAAGAAGACGACTCGGATGAATATCACTCACAAGGCGACTCAGAGGAAAATCACTCGGTAGAAGATCACTCGGAGGAAGATCACTCACAAGAAGGCGACTTAGAGGAAAATCACTCACAGGAAGACGAatcagaggaagaggggtcagagGAAGATCACTCGCAAGAAGATGAACCAGAGGAAGATCACTCACAAGAAGACCACTCAGAGGAATATCACTCCCTTAGCGACTCAGAGGAATATCACTCAGAAGAAGATGACTCGGAGGAATATCACTCACAAGAAGGCGGCTCAGAGGAAAATCACTCACAAGAAGATGAATCAGAGAAAGATCGCCCAAAGGAAAATGGGTCAGAGGAACAAGGGTTTGCGGAAGGTCAATCAAAGGAAGATGGGTCAAAGAGACATCTCTCTAATGAAGGAGAACTAGTGGATGAGACACATAATGGCTGTGAAAACCTTATGTTGCTAAAGATGACGAATTTCATGGGCCATCACAATGAAATGCAGCTAGTAAGCTTTGTGTTGAAGAAGTCTGCTTGTCTCAACCAATTGATGTTGTTTACTCCTGAAAGTGATCACCAAGGAAGGCCCCAACAGGATCATCTGAATACATCCGATTTTCTTCAAACACAACTACTGGCCCTCGAGAAGGCCTCTCTAAATGCCCAGATAATCCTGAGCGAACCTGATGTTGATGCTATCAAGCCGTTGCATTCGGAGACATTTGTCAAGGTTTAG